The proteins below are encoded in one region of Ricinus communis isolate WT05 ecotype wild-type chromosome 6, ASM1957865v1, whole genome shotgun sequence:
- the LOC8274868 gene encoding uncharacterized protein LOC8274868: protein MAKGSRARRGTASRQCRLAPYSLPSCDRDVSEDLYLKKSSKMFDKKDWEDVTCSVCMECPHNAVLLLCSSHDKGCRPYMCGTSFRYSNCLDQYKKAYTKVTSSNGTADNSILLSDSGWPVDKCEVTELACPLCRGQVKGWTVVEPARDYLNAKRRSCMQDDCSFVGTFKELRKHMRTAHPSARPREVDPMLEQKWRRLEREREHDDVISTIRSTMPGAMVFGDYVIEGNNHGFDSDEENGGFDADAAERNGGLDVGFDRNLVNVFLLLHAFGPSGDGLSRRLRQPERSSYRASNESATDTHHVSPVNGLNSSDDDNDGDNDHGDGGLSLVSRLRRHGRVLLGRSGRRRRHRETSGGQR from the coding sequence ATGGCAAAAGGTAGCAGGGCACGACGTGGGACTGCTTCCCGACAATGCAGGCTGGCACCATACTCGTTGCCATCCTGTGATCGGGATGTTTCAGAGGACTTGTATTTGAAGAAATCCTCAAAAATGTTCGACAAGAAAGATTGGGAAGATGTCACTTGTTCTGTATGTATGGAGTGCCCACACAATGCTGTTCTTCTGCTCTGTTCCTCTCATGACAAGGGTTGCCGTCCCTATATGTGCGGAACTAGCTTTCGATATTCTAATTGTCTTGATCAGTATAAGAAGGCTTACACTAAAGTTACGTCTTCCAATGGTACTGCTGATAACTCTATTCTGTTATCAGATTCAGGTTGGCCTGTTGACAAGTGTGAAGTCACAGAGCTTGCCTGCCCACTTTGCAGGGGCCAGGTGAAAGGATGGACTGTGGTAGAACCTGCCCGAGATTATCTAAATGCTAAAAGAAGAAGCTGCATGCAGGATGACTGCTCATTTGTTGGAACTTTCAAGGAGCTAAGGAAGCACATGAGGACAGCTCACCCTTCTGCACGGCCACGTGAAGTTGATCCAATGCTTGAGCAGAAATGGAGAAGGCTTGAGAGGGAGCGAGAACATGATGATGTAATTAGTACTATAAGGTCTACAATGCCTGGGGCAATGGTTTTTGGGGATTACGTAATAGAGGGAAATAATCATGGTTTTGATTCCGATGAAGAGAATGGGGGTTTTGATGCAGATGCTGCTGAGAGGAATGGAGGTTTAGATGTGGGTTTTGATCGAAACCTGGTGAatgtatttttgctattgcATGCATTTGGGCCATCAGGTGATGGTCTTAGCAGACGGCTGAGGCAGCCTGAGAGATCCAGCTACCGAGCATCGAATGAGAGTGCTACTGATACTCACCATGTCTCTCCAGTCAATGGTTTGAACTCCTCAGATGATGATAATGACGGTGACAATGACCATGGTGATGGTGGATTATCTCTTGTAAGCCGCCTGCGCCGCCATGGCAGAGTGCTTTTGGGACGTTCAGGTAGGAGGCGCAGGCATAGAGAAACCAGTGGAGGTCAGAGATGA